Proteins from a single region of Aquipuribacter hungaricus:
- a CDS encoding ferredoxin reductase — protein MPLLVLPRPDAGDPPRPARRSLAAVLSRLATTAVTPLVPGDYLDLVAPLRSGAPLRGRVVDVVRETADATTVVIRPGRDWAGHTAGQYVRLGVDVDGVRRWRAYSITSPAGRADGLVQVTVKAIPDGVVSGHVAHRLRPGTLLHLDQATGGFTLGDHRGPTLFVTAGSGVTPVVGMLRSHLHELADVVVVHSAPRAEDVIFGAELRAWAAQGRIRLVERHTGTDGILTPDDLTALVPDWRSRQTWACGPTAMLDAVEEHWAGAGVADRMHTERFRPTVAAVGEGGSVSFSRSGTAVDVDGSTTLLDAGEDAGVLMPSGCRMGICFGCVVGLREGTVRDLRSGETTTAVPEDGIRIQTCVSAAAGACDLDV, from the coding sequence GTGCCCCTCCTCGTGCTGCCCCGCCCCGACGCCGGGGACCCCCCGCGCCCCGCGCGGCGGAGCCTGGCGGCGGTGCTGTCACGGCTGGCCACCACGGCCGTCACCCCGCTCGTGCCCGGGGACTACCTGGACCTCGTCGCCCCGCTGCGCTCCGGCGCCCCGCTGCGCGGTCGCGTCGTCGACGTCGTCCGGGAGACGGCCGACGCCACCACCGTCGTCATCCGCCCCGGGCGCGACTGGGCCGGCCACACCGCCGGGCAGTACGTCCGCCTGGGCGTCGACGTCGACGGCGTCCGCCGCTGGCGCGCCTACTCCATCACCTCCCCCGCCGGCCGTGCCGACGGCCTGGTGCAGGTCACCGTCAAGGCGATCCCCGACGGGGTCGTCAGCGGCCACGTCGCGCACCGGCTCCGCCCCGGCACGCTCCTGCACCTGGACCAGGCGACGGGCGGGTTCACGCTCGGCGACCATCGCGGGCCCACCCTCTTCGTCACGGCCGGCTCCGGTGTCACCCCCGTCGTCGGGATGCTCCGCAGCCACCTGCACGAGCTCGCCGACGTGGTCGTCGTCCACTCCGCCCCCCGCGCCGAGGACGTCATCTTCGGCGCCGAGCTGCGCGCCTGGGCCGCCCAGGGCCGGATCCGCCTCGTCGAGCGCCACACCGGCACCGACGGGATCCTCACCCCCGACGACCTCACCGCGCTCGTCCCGGACTGGCGCTCCCGCCAGACCTGGGCGTGCGGGCCGACGGCCATGCTCGACGCGGTCGAGGAGCACTGGGCGGGCGCGGGCGTCGCCGACCGGATGCACACCGAGCGGTTCCGCCCCACCGTCGCCGCGGTGGGCGAGGGCGGCTCGGTCTCCTTCTCGCGCAGCGGCACCGCCGTCGACGTCGACGGCTCCACCACCCTGCTCGACGCGGGCGAGGACGCCGGCGTCCTCATGCCGTCCGGGTGCCGGATGGGCATCTGCTTCGGCTGCGTCGTCGGCCTGCGCGAGGGCACCGTGCGCGACCTGCGCTCCGGCGAGACCACGACCGCCGTCCCCGAGGACGGCATCCGCATCCAGACCTGCGTCTCGGCCGCCGCCGGGGCCTGCGACCTCGACGTCTAG
- a CDS encoding fatty acid desaturase family protein encodes MPTSTRLSTVTTERTLVPKRSGRPDPTAHLDAAQVEALGRELDALRKEVFDSRGAADAAYIRRVMTVQRSLEMGSRAVLLFSLFPPAWFLGTAGLSVAKILENMEIGHNVMHGQWDWMRDPKIHSTSYEWDHASPSDLWKHSHNELHHTFTNVLGRDNDLGYGIMRVDEDQRWYPAYVLQPFWNFLNACFFEYGIASYDLELGAHIRNGTLDDPTLRANARKVLTKVRRQMTKDYVVHPLLSGPSVLHTLGANVVANLVRNVWTHSVIMCGHFPEGVDTFAKDSIEGETRGEWYLRQMMGSANIRGSKAMHVMTGNLSHQIEHHLFPDMPSNRYAQIAPRIQDVCARYGIKYTTGTLTQQVASAWRQVVKLSLPNDTTAAQTAAMLARGAATGARRKVAAVLSRRGRAAVVAPVAPAAGAPVAVAA; translated from the coding sequence ATGCCCACCAGCACCCGCCTGTCGACCGTGACCACCGAGCGGACCCTCGTCCCCAAGCGCTCGGGCAGGCCGGACCCGACCGCCCACCTGGACGCCGCCCAGGTCGAGGCGCTCGGGCGCGAGCTGGACGCGCTGCGCAAGGAGGTCTTCGACTCCCGCGGCGCGGCCGACGCCGCCTACATCCGTCGCGTCATGACCGTCCAGCGCTCGCTGGAGATGGGCAGCCGTGCGGTTCTGCTGTTCTCGCTGTTCCCGCCGGCCTGGTTCCTCGGGACCGCCGGGCTGAGCGTGGCCAAGATCCTCGAGAACATGGAGATCGGCCACAACGTCATGCACGGCCAGTGGGACTGGATGCGCGACCCGAAGATTCACTCGACGTCCTACGAGTGGGACCACGCCTCGCCGTCGGACCTGTGGAAGCACAGCCACAACGAGCTGCACCACACCTTCACCAACGTGCTGGGCCGCGACAACGACCTCGGCTACGGGATCATGCGGGTCGACGAGGACCAGCGCTGGTACCCCGCCTACGTGCTCCAGCCGTTCTGGAACTTCCTCAACGCGTGCTTCTTCGAGTATGGGATCGCCTCCTACGACCTCGAGCTGGGCGCGCACATCCGCAACGGCACGCTGGACGACCCGACGCTGCGCGCCAACGCCCGCAAGGTGCTGACCAAGGTCCGCCGCCAGATGACCAAGGACTACGTCGTCCACCCGCTGCTGAGCGGCCCGTCGGTGCTGCACACGCTGGGCGCCAACGTGGTCGCGAACCTGGTCCGCAACGTGTGGACCCACTCGGTGATCATGTGCGGCCACTTCCCCGAGGGCGTCGACACCTTCGCCAAGGACTCCATCGAGGGCGAGACCCGCGGCGAGTGGTACCTGCGCCAGATGATGGGCTCGGCCAACATCCGCGGCTCCAAGGCCATGCACGTGATGACCGGCAACCTGTCGCACCAGATCGAGCACCACCTGTTCCCGGACATGCCGAGCAACCGGTACGCCCAGATCGCCCCCCGGATCCAGGACGTCTGCGCCCGTTACGGCATCAAGTACACAACCGGGACGCTCACGCAGCAGGTCGCCTCCGCCTGGCGCCAGGTCGTGAAGCTGTCGCTGCCCAACGACACGACGGCCGCCCAGACGGCTGCCATGCTCGCCCGCGGTGCGGCGACCGGTGCCCGCCGGAAGGTGGCGGCGGTCCTGTCGCGCCGCGGCCGTGCGGCCGTGGTCGCCCCCGTGGCACCTGCGGCCGGCGCCCCGGTCGCCGTCGCCGCCTGA